A segment of the Bacillus thuringiensis genome:
GGAAATAACCTTCTTAAAATACCTAAATCATATTAACAAAGGTTTTCAATGAGTTGCACTAACTCAAAAATAAAAGTCAGTCTCAATAAAGAGAAATGACTTCTATCTATATCAAATACTTCCTTAAAATTAGGAAATTTTACAGAATAACAAAATATTTGTAACGATAAATTTATCAATATAATATAACATTATTAACGAAGGCTCTTTTCACTTCTAGATTGTCAAATTCTCACTATAACTAAAAAATCTTCTCATCTTATATAAAATGAGAAGATTTTTTCAGTGGAAAGGTTTCTTGTTACATCCTTGACTTTCTAGCGATGTTTTACCACGATGTCCAGCCACCATCAATGCAAATATTTTGCCCCGTTACATAGCTTGAAGCATTAGATGCAAGAAAAACAATCAACCCTTGTAATTCCTGGGGATTTCCAATACGACCTAGCGCTGTTTTTTTCTTTAAATTTCGAATAAATTCTTTATTTTTCTGAACTTCTGTATTAGGAAATGGACCTGGAGAGATAGAATTAGCTCTAATTCCTTTTAAACCATAGTGACACGCAAGATACCGAGTAAACTGTATGATAGCAGCTTTTCCTGCTCCATAATTCGGAGGATTATTAAAGCCTGAATCGCCATAAATAGAAGGGTCTGGGGAAACAACACCATACATTGAAGAGATATTAATAATATTTCCTTTATTCTTCGGTAACATATATTGTAATGCCTTTTTAGTAACCCGAAACACATTATTTATAGAACCATCAATTCCTGTTTCCCACTCCGATTCTGTCATTTCTTCAATAGTCTTTCCTGCTCCAAAGTAAGCATTATTAATAAGAATGTCTATCTTATTATCTGAATTATAAATCTCCTCAAATGTATGATTTATTGATTTACTATCTGAAACATCTAGAGCATATCCCTGACATTTCACATTATATTTTTGATTTAACTGATCAGCTAAATTCATACATTTTTCTTTGCTTCTACTAACTATCATAACGTTTGCACCATACTTAGCCAGCCCTTCAGAAATTGCAGAACCAAGATAACCAGATCCACCAGTAACAATTGCATTCTGGCCTTTTAAACTAAATAATTCATGTTGATTCATTATTCACCCTCCATAAGTTCGGATTAATAATTATCTCAGGTATATCCTTAAATAATTTCTTTGCAGTATTAAGAACTTTCTCTTCTAATAAAGGTGAATTACAGATTTGAATATTTTCTTTTAATTGATCTACTGTTTCACATCCAATAATAATCTTATCAACTTCTTTCAATTCTCGAACAAATAATAAAGCCAATTGCGCTCTACTTAAATTGAATTCCCGAGCTAAAAACTCAAATTCTTTTATTGGTTTTTTAGCGATTTGTAAATAATCGGGAATTTTTTCCGTATCCATTAATAGCAACCCTTGAAGATATGGGCTTCTAGCATGTATTTCTATTCCTTTTGTTTTCAGCTTTTGTAGTAGGCCTGAACAAATTAGACGTTGATCAAATATATTTAAAGGAACTTGAATCATATCAAAACAATCAAATTCCAAAAACCGCTTAACTTCATCAGGTGTATAAACGGATACACCAATCTTTTTAATTACTCCCCCTAATTTCAATGTATTTAATTTTTGAATGATATATCCATTATGTGAAACCATATTTTTAGAATCATGTAACAGGCAACAGTCTATAATATTTGTTTTCAAATTCATCATAGATTGTTTAATATATTTATCAATTAAGCTATCTAAATGCTCAATACCAATATTTTCAGAATCAATCATAGGTATTTTAGTTACAACCTGAAAATTTTTTTCTGTTGTTTTGCTTGAGACATATTCACCTATAATAACTTCACTATTTCCATAAGAAGACGCTGTATCTAACACATCTATACCATTATTTACAGCATATTTGATGATATTTAAAGCCTCTTCCCTATCAGGTTTACCCATTATATTTCCTATTCCATAATGAAGACCCAGCTGAACAGTACCTAATGCTAATTTCATAGAGCACCTCCATAATAACCACTTAGGCTAGTTAGATATTTTAAACAGAATGACAATATATTTTTACATTTAACTGCCCCTACCTTCACTCCGTTTAAAGGAGGAGCTCTTCTCCTTCACATGATAAAGATTTCTTATTTATTTTTAGTTATCAATATTGCGTATAAAGATGTTGATGTAAAGAGAATAAAGCCTGAAATTTTTGGGCCGAATGTATATAGAATCTGTGGCATTTTCTATACGTACGATACGACAAAGAAAAAATGGATTTATCTTTTATATCCTTATGAAATCGAAAATCAAATTCGTTCCTATTGGCTCCTTCGTACAACACGGCAGACCTTACTGACAGCAAATAGCGGGATAAAGCAGGTAAATAGTATCCTGCCCAGTATATGAAAGTGACTGCTATTTGGTACAAATGATTTTGAATCTCGAATAATTAAAAGCTCACTTAAAGAATGCTACGGTGATGCGATTGCACACTCTAATACATTAATGGAAAACTACTACTTGATATTTCTCTGATGGAAATCAAAACAAATATTTCCCATTTTCCCAATAATAATTTTGAAAAATAATTATTTCACATTCTAAATTCGTTTCTTGGTTCATACGTTATTAAAGTTGTTGAAAAATAAAAAAGCGAAAGATTTAAAATATGATCCAAATGGTCCAGATGATGTTTTAAAAGAGGTAGATATCTTCTCCTAAATAACACTGCAGCTGCTATAGCATGTGATTATTTACACTTCACTTCTGTTTAAACATTTCTAAATAAAAAAATCTTGCTAACAATTCCTTACAAATACACTTAAGAAATTACATTCTATACAACTGCTGCAATTTTGTAGTTACCTTGAGAAAGGACAGATTGCTGATGCAGAAATTTAATATTAATAGGAAGCTAATTGGTGATGATTCATCAGTTTTTGTAATTGCCGAGGCCGGAATTAATCATGCAGGTTCATTTATTGAGGCGAAAAAAATGGTCGATGTTGCAAACTCAAGTATGGCTGATGCAGTTACTTTTCAGCATATAGCCTATAATGACATCGATTGTAGAAAATCTTCTAAGACCAAATTAGATTGGGATAAATGGAGATTATCAGACGAACAGATTATCGAATTGTTTGATACTGCACATAGATTGGGATTATCTACGACGGCTTGTGTAGTAGATTTTAAGTCTCTTGAGTTTATTGTCAAGTCAGGTGCTGACTTTCTTAAAATAGTTAGCGGGGATATTACATGCCATCCCTTTTTGGCTGAATGTGCAAAAACTGGTTTACCTATATTTCTTTCTACTGGAAATGCATTGTTATCTGAAATAGAAGCTGCTTTAGAAGTGATTGAAAAATCAGGTGGAAAAAATGTCGTTGTATATCAAACTAATACTAAATATCCGACTCCACCTAATGAAGTTGATCTTAGAGTAATGGAGACACTAAAAAAATTTAATTATCCAGTAGGCTTCTGTGATCACACTGCAGGAACAGCTATCTCCTTAGCAGCAGTGACGTTAGGTGCTCACGTTATAGAAAAGCACTTCAGTTTAGACGCTACAATAAAAAGACCTGACTATGAAGTTTCTATTAATCCTCATGAACTAAATCAATTTGTAACTGATATACGCAATATTAAAAAAGCAATGGGTGTGCCGATAAAGCGCCGGCATACGGATGATGCAAATTTTATATTAACTCGTAGGTCCTTGGTAGCTTGTAGTGATATGACTAAAGGTACAAAAATCCAATGGAGTGATTTAACATATAAGCGCCCTGGAACAGGTACCCAACCTTCAGAAGCTAAGAATTTTATAGGTAGAACTTTAAAATATGATGTAAGTAAAGATGATCAATTATATGAAGATATGTTGGAGGAGATTTAATGAATAAAATTGAAAGACGTACCGCATTAGTGTTAGCTAGTTCTGATGGACTTGGCTTAGCAGTTGCTAAAAGATTATACTTTGATGGACATAATGTAATTATTACAAGTAGAAGTGAAAAATTAGAAAAAGCTAAAAAAGAAATTTGTGATATTGGTAGTAAAGGAGAAGTTCTAGCAATCCCATCCGACGTAACTAGCATCGAGGATTTAAATAAACTTATTATGCAAGGAAAAAAGCAACTGGGGAATATTGATATTTTATTTACAAATGTGGCTGGTCCTAAAGCTGGAACGATAGAGGATTTAACTATTGAAGATTTCTGTAAAGCACACAATGATCTGTTATTGCCCGTCATTTATTTAACTAAACAATTAATTCCTGATATGTCTTCTCGTAAGTGGGGAAGAATTATTATAAATTCTTCTCTTACTGCAAAAGAGCCTTCAAAAATGCTTACCTTATCAAACATATATAGGGCTGGACTAGCTTCTCTTTCTAAAACTCTTTCTCATCAATACGCTAGTTATGGAGTTACAGTTAATACTGTTGGACCTGGTTCTTTCAAAACTGCTCGCGCATTAGAATTATTAAATGAAATGTCTAAAACACAAAAGCGAAATGTTGAAGAAATCGAATTAGAAATCACAAAAAATTTACCAATGAAGAGATATAATGACCCAATAGAATTTGGTAATGTTGTAGCTTTTTTAGCTAGTGATGCTGCAAGTGCTATTACAGGTACTTTTATTCCAATTGATGGTGGAATTTCTCATGGGATATTCTAGATAAGTAGATATTTTACTATTATCCCAAAGTACTAAATGCTGAGATCGAGTTTTTTTTATATTGTGATCTCTTCTATTGGTAAAGCAAGTTTTTTATAAAATTCAACTGGAACCATTCGATCAGGTGTTAAACCCATCTAAAAAGAAAAATAACGATAAAAAATGCTGTTTTTTCATAAGAATACTTAATCATTTAACCATTTTGATATAATTATCTAATTGTATCAAAGCCAAAAAACTACTTACTTAACAAATATTAATGCACTTTTAACTTCAAGACCAAAAGAAGAGCGAACTGTATTGCCATTCCCATCAGAAAAAAATTAGGAAACGCACTGATTTCATAATAACAAACTTCTCCCACACATCTTGGCCCACAAGAAATTTCATATTTTAGTGAAATTTCAATCCAGACGAAGTTCTAGATTGGAAATATTAGTTCTGTTGCAAAATTAACTAAAATGTAAAAGATCTGTGGTTGAAGAAAATAAATTTTATACAGGCAGCAATAATTTCTATAATTCATTGTATATCTAAAAAACGGAGTTTGGTTGAAGACTCCGTTTTTTTATATAAGGAATGAATGGCCTCAATTCCTTTTATTGTACTTGAGGCTTGAAGAGAGTTTTAAAATCTTGAGGATCTAGCACAACGACGTTTTACGTGTCTATGGCCTTGTTCGATACGATTTTTAGATGTCTAGCTGTATAATCCATGGTGTTTTATAAAGATTTTTCACTCTTACATGCTTCGAGATAAATCCTGTAATTTTTGAGTAACTGTTGTTTGAGGGTAATTTTTCTGTATGAAGTAATCCCTTAATTGCTTAGCAGTTACAGAATATGAAGAATCATATAAAACTTTTTCGATTGTCTGTATCATGTTTTCAATAGAATGAGTCACAAGCCAGCTTAATTCATCGTAATATTTATAATCTCTCTCCTCTGACTTAGATTTATAAACAACTACTGGTGTATCCAATAACATAGCCTCTAATCCTACTGTTGAATTAGAAATAACTACAAGATCTGAATTAGAAATGACATCATAAATACTTACTTCAGTTGTAATATACTTGACATTAGGGTATACCTTACTTAAATGAATATATTCGCTCACTAAATTACGACCTTTTTCCCAAGGGTGAGGCTTTATAATAACTGTAATATTTTTGTCTTTCATCAATTGTTTTGTTAGTTCAACATAAACTTGGGTTTTAAATGGTTGAGTTGCTATAAAGATTATTTTCTTAGAGGTATCTATATTTAGCTTCTTACAAAGTACTTTTTTTTCTAAATGCTTCTTTTCAAAGATATCATCATATCTTGGGTGTCCCAATATCTCGATTTGAGAATCCGCTCCACCTCTTCGAAAATACCACTCTCGTTCATACTCTCCATATACAATCTGTTTCGTAGCGAAAATTGGAAAAAACGCTTCTTCTCCCATTATGGCCCCATGCTGAAGACAATAACTTGGAATCCCCTTACTTTTAGAGATAAGAGTAAGTACTCGGTTCGTTATATCTTCTGTTGTACCAACAATCACACTCGAGATATCATGTTCTTCAAAAATAAAATATGCCATATTAATTTTTTCAATCATAATAGGAAGATCATTGAGTAGTTTTGTTTGAAAAAATTTATTAGAAAATAACGGATGTTCTTTACATGTTAAAAAAATTTTTTGAGCTTTTTCAATGAAAATATGAGAACTATCAGGAACTTTATTTGTATAATCCAGTGTGCAAATCGTAGGGAGACCATAAAGCTCGCTTTTTTTT
Coding sequences within it:
- a CDS encoding CDP-glycerol glycerophosphotransferase family protein, with translation MSEVYLKNYWLLNLEYIKVFSELVHHNISLPLLSNFYQYLEEDVKSKMKSKDFYKYLSVAPIEEKQLQSEFEKWLPLLEQTTKKRGPDGVVLLNTDYLRFSAGNFSHFNPKYTKILTRAKKSELYGLPTICTLDYTNKVPDSSHIFIEKAQKIFLTCKEHPLFSNKFFQTKLLNDLPIMIEKINMAYFIFEEHDISSVIVGTTEDITNRVLTLISKSKGIPSYCLQHGAIMGEEAFFPIFATKQIVYGEYEREWYFRRGGADSQIEILGHPRYDDIFEKKHLEKKVLCKKLNIDTSKKIIFIATQPFKTQVYVELTKQLMKDKNITVIIKPHPWEKGRNLVSEYIHLSKVYPNVKYITTEVSIYDVISNSDLVVISNSTVGLEAMLLDTPVVVYKSKSEERDYKYYDELSWLVTHSIENMIQTIEKVLYDSSYSVTAKQLRDYFIQKNYPQTTVTQKLQDLSRSM
- a CDS encoding N-acetylneuraminate synthase family protein, producing MQKFNINRKLIGDDSSVFVIAEAGINHAGSFIEAKKMVDVANSSMADAVTFQHIAYNDIDCRKSSKTKLDWDKWRLSDEQIIELFDTAHRLGLSTTACVVDFKSLEFIVKSGADFLKIVSGDITCHPFLAECAKTGLPIFLSTGNALLSEIEAALEVIEKSGGKNVVVYQTNTKYPTPPNEVDLRVMETLKKFNYPVGFCDHTAGTAISLAAVTLGAHVIEKHFSLDATIKRPDYEVSINPHELNQFVTDIRNIKKAMGVPIKRRHTDDANFILTRRSLVACSDMTKGTKIQWSDLTYKRPGTGTQPSEAKNFIGRTLKYDVSKDDQLYEDMLEEI
- a CDS encoding SDR family oxidoreductase, which encodes MNQHELFSLKGQNAIVTGGSGYLGSAISEGLAKYGANVMIVSRSKEKCMNLADQLNQKYNVKCQGYALDVSDSKSINHTFEEIYNSDNKIDILINNAYFGAGKTIEEMTESEWETGIDGSINNVFRVTKKALQYMLPKNKGNIINISSMYGVVSPDPSIYGDSGFNNPPNYGAGKAAIIQFTRYLACHYGLKGIRANSISPGPFPNTEVQKNKEFIRNLKKKTALGRIGNPQELQGLIVFLASNASSYVTGQNICIDGGWTSW
- a CDS encoding aldo/keto reductase, translated to MKLALGTVQLGLHYGIGNIMGKPDREEALNIIKYAVNNGIDVLDTASSYGNSEVIIGEYVSSKTTEKNFQVVTKIPMIDSENIGIEHLDSLIDKYIKQSMMNLKTNIIDCCLLHDSKNMVSHNGYIIQKLNTLKLGGVIKKIGVSVYTPDEVKRFLEFDCFDMIQVPLNIFDQRLICSGLLQKLKTKGIEIHARSPYLQGLLLMDTEKIPDYLQIAKKPIKEFEFLAREFNLSRAQLALLFVRELKEVDKIIIGCETVDQLKENIQICNSPLLEEKVLNTAKKLFKDIPEIIINPNLWRVNNEST
- a CDS encoding SDR family oxidoreductase, yielding MNKIERRTALVLASSDGLGLAVAKRLYFDGHNVIITSRSEKLEKAKKEICDIGSKGEVLAIPSDVTSIEDLNKLIMQGKKQLGNIDILFTNVAGPKAGTIEDLTIEDFCKAHNDLLLPVIYLTKQLIPDMSSRKWGRIIINSSLTAKEPSKMLTLSNIYRAGLASLSKTLSHQYASYGVTVNTVGPGSFKTARALELLNEMSKTQKRNVEEIELEITKNLPMKRYNDPIEFGNVVAFLASDAASAITGTFIPIDGGISHGIF